The Leucobacter chromiiresistens genome has a window encoding:
- a CDS encoding TetR/AcrR family transcriptional regulator C-terminal domain-containing protein → MAQKQARLDRAAVLRGARHVLNNTGIDGFTTRALAAHLRVQQPALYWHFRTKGHLLGSLAADVLDREHHASLPESGERWDDFLLRNARSFRTALLAVRDGARLHAEFHRQKSDQMPAGSDAPESQIEFLVSEGFAEVSAVRALMAISRYTVGFVLEEQTALDNGCEPVDQDLDFEFGLVAMVEGLASKR, encoded by the coding sequence ATGGCTCAGAAACAAGCGCGACTCGATCGTGCAGCAGTCTTGCGCGGTGCGAGGCATGTGCTCAATAACACGGGGATCGACGGTTTCACCACGCGGGCGCTGGCTGCGCATCTGCGGGTGCAGCAGCCAGCGCTCTACTGGCACTTTCGGACAAAGGGCCACCTGCTCGGATCGCTCGCAGCTGATGTGCTTGATCGCGAACACCACGCCTCACTCCCAGAGTCAGGGGAGCGCTGGGACGACTTTCTCCTGCGCAACGCGCGGAGCTTCCGGACAGCGCTTCTGGCAGTCCGGGATGGAGCACGGCTGCACGCAGAGTTTCACCGTCAAAAGAGTGACCAGATGCCAGCGGGCTCGGATGCCCCCGAAAGTCAGATCGAGTTTCTCGTGTCCGAAGGATTCGCTGAGGTCTCTGCGGTCCGAGCTCTCATGGCTATCAGCCGCTATACGGTCGGTTTCGTACTAGAAGAACAAACAGCGCTCGACAACGGATGTGAGCCTGTCGATCAAGACCTAGATTTCGAGTTCGGGTTAGTTGCAATGGTTGAAGGGCTGGCATCAAAGCGATGA
- the mobF gene encoding MobF family relaxase — protein sequence MTISIRVMTAGDGYRYLLNAVVAGDGDRDASSALTRYYLEAGTPPGIWLGAGLPGLAGEIAVGASVSEEQLRRLMGHGQDPNSGEQLGRPYRKFATAGERTQRRLDQLPKSLTAGERTAQQALIEAEEAQKPTNAPVAGFDLTFSVPKSVSTLWAVADGGTQALIAQAHHAAIRDMIALLERDVAMTRVGAKGARGAVAQVDVRGVIATAYDHYDSRAADPQLHTHIVVANRVQAAHDGKWRTLDSRAIHAAVTGLSEHYNAVLSDHLTQILGVGWEARERGAGRSTAWEIVGVPQELMDEFSSRTRDIEQVKDRLVDDYVSKHGRQPSPKLVWQFRQQATLETRPPKQQHSLSDLTSQWRERATALLGEDAPTWASALLAGSEHEPLLRADDIPLEDLEEVAEVVVQQVGDRRATWKRWNLHAEAVRQTMALRFASANDRDVITQQIVDAAERVSLRLTPPELAKSPSLFRRADGSSVFRPKAGTVFSSEQVLAAEDRLLGASNDRSAPTVPLAWIEDAARTKNRDGHTLSVDQEQAIAKIGVSGRVLDVLVGPAGTGKTTTMRALRRAWERRYGPGSVTGLAPSAAAADVLAGDLEIGTENTAKWLHEHRLGKWNLTRGQLVIIDEASLGGTFALDAITSHAQQVGAKVLLVGDWAQLAAVDAGGAFGMLVRDRGDAPELVDVRRFRNDWEKQASLQLRIGDTDVIDTYIAHQRVTPGGYDEILEAAYQAWRTDLAAGKSTVLIAETLDTVSALNTRARTDRILQGDVAVDGVKLHDGNEVSRGDLIITRENNRRLSLGRSWVKNGDRWHVAHANDDGSLTVRRAGSKRRTTITLPVSYVAEHVDLGYAVTAHRAQGATVDTAHAVVHSPEVTRESLYVAMTRGRESNRVYVATDEHHLEEHQHREDLQNTARSILYGILQHPGAELSAHDTITVEQDFWGSLEQLAAEYDTIAQVAGQERWIALLHAGGLTAETIDELVETDAFGILTTELRRLEADGHDIDSLLPRIIQVGGLDEVQDLGSLLRYRLQRITAAYQPAPQRTARMIAGLVPRATGITDPAMRQALDEREQLMEQRIDALVEKLLKQPEPWLTGLDETAPAEGEAAARAVIAYRDRWGVTSSSPLGAVPGDDAQRVDYERAQGVLVSLQQTEHSPEEVRSRRSQRRSIS from the coding sequence GTGACGATCTCGATCAGGGTCATGACCGCTGGGGACGGGTACCGGTACCTGCTGAACGCAGTTGTCGCTGGCGACGGGGATCGCGATGCGTCGTCAGCGCTGACAAGGTACTACCTTGAAGCAGGAACGCCTCCCGGCATCTGGCTCGGGGCCGGCCTCCCAGGACTCGCCGGAGAGATCGCCGTCGGTGCCTCGGTGAGCGAGGAGCAGTTACGGCGCCTCATGGGGCACGGGCAGGATCCGAACAGCGGCGAGCAACTGGGGCGTCCGTACCGAAAGTTTGCCACCGCGGGCGAGCGGACGCAGCGCCGCCTCGATCAGCTCCCGAAGTCCCTTACCGCAGGTGAGCGTACCGCGCAGCAAGCGCTGATCGAGGCGGAGGAAGCACAGAAGCCAACGAATGCGCCGGTCGCAGGGTTCGATCTCACGTTCTCGGTCCCGAAGTCCGTCTCGACCCTCTGGGCAGTTGCCGACGGCGGCACGCAAGCACTCATTGCCCAAGCTCACCACGCAGCGATCCGAGACATGATCGCCCTACTCGAGCGCGACGTCGCGATGACCAGGGTCGGCGCGAAAGGGGCGCGTGGCGCCGTCGCGCAAGTCGACGTGCGGGGTGTGATTGCGACTGCCTACGATCATTACGATTCTCGGGCCGCGGATCCACAACTCCACACGCACATTGTCGTCGCCAACCGCGTGCAAGCAGCTCATGACGGGAAGTGGCGCACGCTCGATTCTCGCGCTATCCACGCCGCCGTCACCGGCCTATCGGAGCATTACAACGCGGTCCTCTCGGACCATCTCACTCAGATCCTCGGCGTCGGGTGGGAAGCCCGTGAGCGCGGTGCGGGGCGCTCCACGGCGTGGGAGATCGTTGGCGTGCCGCAGGAGCTGATGGACGAGTTCTCTTCCCGTACTCGCGATATCGAGCAGGTCAAAGACCGGCTGGTCGACGACTACGTCTCGAAGCACGGGAGGCAGCCGTCCCCGAAGCTGGTGTGGCAGTTCCGGCAGCAGGCCACGCTCGAGACTCGGCCCCCGAAGCAGCAGCACTCTCTCAGCGATCTCACCTCCCAGTGGCGAGAACGCGCGACCGCGTTGCTGGGTGAGGACGCGCCAACCTGGGCGTCGGCACTGCTCGCCGGTAGTGAGCACGAACCGTTGCTGCGGGCAGACGATATCCCGTTGGAGGATCTCGAGGAGGTCGCCGAGGTCGTGGTGCAGCAGGTCGGTGACCGGCGAGCGACGTGGAAACGGTGGAACCTCCACGCGGAGGCCGTGCGACAGACGATGGCTCTCCGCTTCGCGTCCGCGAACGACCGGGACGTCATCACCCAGCAGATCGTCGATGCCGCAGAACGGGTCTCGCTGCGCCTCACTCCGCCCGAGCTCGCGAAGAGCCCCTCGCTGTTTCGTCGCGCGGACGGGTCGAGCGTGTTCCGACCCAAAGCCGGAACGGTGTTCTCCTCCGAGCAGGTGCTCGCGGCAGAAGACCGACTCCTTGGCGCGTCGAATGATCGGTCGGCGCCGACCGTACCGCTGGCATGGATCGAGGACGCTGCCAGAACGAAGAACCGCGACGGGCACACCCTGTCGGTGGACCAGGAGCAGGCGATCGCGAAGATCGGCGTCTCCGGCCGCGTCCTCGACGTACTCGTCGGCCCCGCAGGGACTGGGAAGACCACAACGATGCGTGCCCTGCGCCGAGCCTGGGAGCGACGCTACGGGCCAGGCTCGGTGACCGGGCTCGCGCCCTCGGCCGCTGCCGCCGACGTCCTCGCCGGGGATCTGGAGATCGGGACGGAGAACACGGCGAAGTGGCTGCATGAGCATCGCCTCGGGAAATGGAACCTCACGCGCGGACAGCTCGTCATCATCGACGAAGCCTCCTTGGGTGGCACGTTCGCGCTCGATGCCATCACCAGTCACGCCCAGCAGGTCGGCGCGAAAGTGCTGCTCGTGGGCGATTGGGCGCAACTCGCAGCGGTGGACGCGGGCGGCGCGTTCGGGATGCTCGTGCGTGACCGCGGCGACGCCCCGGAACTGGTCGATGTGCGTCGCTTCCGAAACGACTGGGAGAAGCAGGCGTCCCTGCAGTTGCGGATCGGCGACACCGACGTCATCGATACCTACATTGCGCACCAGCGCGTCACGCCGGGCGGATATGACGAGATTCTCGAAGCCGCCTACCAAGCCTGGCGCACAGACCTCGCAGCGGGAAAGAGCACGGTGCTGATCGCGGAAACCCTCGACACGGTCTCTGCGCTCAACACCCGCGCCCGCACCGACCGAATCCTCCAGGGCGACGTCGCTGTGGACGGCGTCAAACTCCATGACGGCAACGAAGTTTCCCGCGGAGATCTCATCATCACCCGCGAGAACAATCGGCGCCTCTCGCTCGGGCGAAGCTGGGTGAAAAACGGCGACCGCTGGCACGTCGCCCATGCGAACGACGACGGATCCCTCACCGTGCGGCGGGCAGGATCGAAGCGGCGCACCACGATCACGCTGCCCGTGAGCTACGTCGCCGAGCACGTCGACCTCGGCTACGCCGTCACCGCGCACCGTGCCCAAGGGGCCACCGTCGACACCGCACACGCGGTCGTCCACTCACCGGAAGTGACCCGAGAATCCCTCTACGTCGCGATGACCCGCGGCCGCGAATCCAACCGCGTCTACGTCGCCACCGACGAGCATCACCTCGAGGAGCATCAGCACCGTGAGGACCTGCAGAACACCGCCCGGAGCATCCTCTACGGGATCCTGCAGCACCCTGGCGCAGAGCTCTCCGCACACGACACGATCACCGTGGAGCAGGACTTCTGGGGCTCACTCGAGCAACTCGCGGCCGAGTACGACACCATCGCACAAGTCGCCGGACAGGAACGCTGGATCGCCCTCCTGCACGCCGGAGGCCTCACGGCGGAGACGATCGACGAGCTCGTCGAGACAGACGCCTTCGGGATCCTCACCACCGAGCTGCGCAGGCTCGAAGCCGACGGGCACGACATCGACAGTCTTCTCCCGCGCATCATCCAGGTTGGAGGACTGGACGAGGTGCAGGATCTCGGGTCGCTGCTGCGTTACAGGCTCCAGCGCATCACGGCGGCCTACCAGCCTGCTCCGCAGCGGACCGCCAGGATGATCGCCGGCCTGGTCCCGCGCGCGACCGGGATCACCGATCCCGCGATGAGGCAAGCCCTCGACGAGCGGGAGCAGCTCATGGAGCAGCGCATCGATGCCCTGGTCGAGAAGCTCCTCAAGCAGCCAGAGCCCTGGTTGACGGGACTCGACGAGACCGCTCCCGCAGAGGGTGAGGCTGCGGCACGGGCGGTCATTGCGTACCGCGACCGGTGGGGCGTCACCTCGAGCAGCCCACTCGGAGCGGTGCCCGGCGACGATGCTCAGCGCGTCGACTACGAACGCGCCCAGGGCGTGCTCGTGAGCCTTCAGCAGACCGAGCACTCCCCGGAGGAAGTGCGGTCCAGACGGAGTCAGAGGCGGTCGATTTCCTGA
- a CDS encoding abortive infection family protein: MTPTNRARISRQTRSNVFDWLSLSEYDWSGRLQHPQFLARLYDLEELPSRDHRYRTASGDIYQHMVNNWDWEDDWVFNDDRFQLRNGSDETFLNFLAETVHPIVRDDPDAAAAMVAAYNDTLRRDGYELIETDRFGDRIIYGWRQISAYYAPTELTLAKTPDLTENSVLRRHLDLINRDLSSDPAAAISSCKNLLESQCKIVLTDLDIEFSERDELPALFASTASALAINADAVDGSKRGSDALRKAMRALSTLVQSVAEARNSIGDGHGSVNESPATPRHARLVFNSTVAVAQFIADTWHETSHEQKAALGSSF, translated from the coding sequence ATGACGCCAACGAACCGCGCGCGGATCTCTCGCCAGACGCGCTCAAACGTGTTCGATTGGCTCTCGCTTTCCGAGTACGACTGGTCGGGGCGGCTGCAGCATCCGCAGTTCCTCGCCCGGCTCTACGACTTGGAGGAGCTGCCGAGCAGAGACCACAGGTACCGCACTGCCAGCGGCGACATCTACCAGCACATGGTGAACAACTGGGACTGGGAGGATGACTGGGTCTTCAACGACGACCGTTTCCAGCTTCGTAACGGCAGCGACGAGACGTTCCTCAACTTCTTAGCCGAGACAGTCCATCCCATTGTCCGCGACGATCCAGACGCCGCTGCCGCGATGGTCGCTGCCTACAATGACACCCTCCGCCGAGATGGGTATGAGCTCATCGAGACAGACCGTTTCGGAGATCGCATCATCTATGGCTGGCGTCAGATTTCCGCGTATTACGCCCCAACCGAGCTAACGCTCGCCAAGACGCCCGACCTCACCGAGAACTCTGTGCTGCGCCGTCACCTCGATCTAATCAACCGCGACCTCAGCTCAGATCCCGCTGCGGCGATCTCCTCCTGCAAGAACCTCCTCGAGAGCCAGTGCAAGATCGTGCTCACGGATCTGGATATCGAGTTCTCCGAACGAGACGAGCTCCCGGCTCTTTTCGCAAGCACCGCATCGGCACTCGCGATCAATGCCGACGCGGTAGACGGCAGCAAGCGCGGCAGCGACGCCCTCCGCAAAGCGATGCGCGCCCTCTCCACTCTCGTGCAGTCCGTCGCGGAGGCACGCAACTCAATCGGCGACGGGCATGGCTCCGTCAACGAGAGCCCCGCGACTCCACGACATGCACGCCTCGTGTTCAACTCGACTGTTGCAGTCGCGCAGTTCATCGCCGACACCTGGCACGAAACCTCCCATGAGCAAAAGGCTGCGCTGGGCTCCTCCTTCTGA
- a CDS encoding tyrosine-type recombinase/integrase: MARPRTPIGTFGTIATSRTVQKRYVARTRYRDWDGKSRHVQVTADTRAAAERALKKKLAERDLFQPGFSGMTADSPFPALVSYWLEDMELEDRLSRTTRLLYERNMRTLVLPFFKEVTLREIGVARCDYFLKQLAKQSYNRARQARVVLRLALALAVRHEILSRNPMDHVSRLRRPVRTPDVYSWEEIAAIRSGIRTWEQREVTAGPRPDGQLGQIVEVLLGTSARIGEVLAIRLGDLDLDAPIPAVRICGTIISRKGEPTHRQDHPKTARSVRRVALPSFTLRAVRERLEQIRFTHPDALLFSTRIGTPHTTNNVRRQLRDVMDRAGVPDVTPHRFRRTAATAINEIGGLQLASELLGHSDPAITREHYIRRNETVNPATAGYLEQAFGRTA; encoded by the coding sequence GTGGCTAGACCCCGTACCCCCATCGGCACCTTCGGCACTATCGCGACCTCCCGCACCGTCCAGAAGCGGTATGTTGCCCGCACGAGATACCGCGACTGGGACGGCAAGAGCCGCCACGTCCAAGTCACCGCCGACACCCGCGCTGCAGCCGAACGTGCTCTGAAGAAGAAGCTCGCTGAGCGAGACCTTTTCCAGCCAGGGTTCTCCGGTATGACCGCAGATAGCCCGTTCCCCGCACTTGTCTCGTACTGGTTGGAAGACATGGAGCTCGAGGACCGGCTCTCTCGAACCACCCGGCTCCTATACGAGCGGAACATGCGAACTCTCGTCCTCCCATTCTTCAAGGAAGTCACACTCCGCGAGATCGGTGTCGCGCGCTGCGACTACTTCCTCAAGCAACTCGCGAAGCAGAGCTACAACCGTGCCCGGCAAGCGCGTGTCGTCCTCCGCCTCGCGCTCGCTCTCGCGGTCCGCCACGAAATCCTGTCACGCAATCCGATGGATCATGTCTCGCGTCTGCGCCGTCCGGTTCGAACGCCGGACGTCTATTCCTGGGAAGAGATCGCAGCCATCCGGTCTGGAATCAGGACGTGGGAGCAGCGGGAGGTCACGGCCGGTCCGCGCCCAGATGGGCAACTCGGTCAGATCGTGGAGGTGCTACTTGGCACTTCGGCCCGTATCGGTGAGGTGCTCGCGATTCGTCTCGGGGATCTCGACCTCGACGCGCCGATCCCTGCAGTGAGGATCTGCGGCACGATCATCAGCAGGAAGGGGGAGCCCACGCATCGGCAGGATCATCCGAAAACGGCCCGTTCGGTGCGCCGAGTCGCCCTTCCAAGCTTCACGCTCCGCGCAGTCCGGGAGAGGTTGGAGCAGATCCGGTTCACCCACCCTGACGCGCTGCTGTTCTCGACCCGCATCGGTACTCCGCATACGACGAACAACGTCCGGAGGCAGCTTCGCGACGTCATGGACCGCGCAGGTGTTCCCGACGTTACCCCGCACCGGTTCCGCCGCACAGCGGCCACTGCGATCAACGAGATCGGTGGCCTCCAACTAGCGTCTGAGCTGCTCGGCCACAGCGATCCGGCGATCACGCGAGAGCACTACATCCGCCGCAACGAGACTGTGAACCCAGCGACGGCTGGGTATCTGGAACAGGCCTTCGGGCGGACGGCGTGA
- a CDS encoding HsdM family class I SAM-dependent methyltransferase, with the protein MFESAVTAPVDTTELRKARGAFFTPEPITRFITDWAIRDLDDTVLEPSAGDAAFLVEAVRRLRNLGIPTPGVDGVEIHEHSAQVARRRIEEAGGTANITVSDFFLVEPEAHYSVVVGNPPYIRYQDFSGESRTRSRAAALKAGVSLTALASSWAAFTIHSALFLKNGGRMGLVLPAELLSVNYAAAVRQFLFDRFRSVQLVLFTEQVFPEAEADVVLLLADGYNEGPTDQATIYQAQDADALTSLDGPLTWKPADPSGKWTGLLVAPDAVEPLRTLRAAGHFTSLDTWGDTTLGMVTGNNRYFALSPARVKELGLTRKDLVRLSPPGSSHLRGLELSSDTMTRLGQQGKATWLFRPSEKHSEAARAYIDAGHVAGVDEAYKCRVRKPWYRVPLLPAADLLLTCMNADTPRLTTNTAGAHHLNSVHGVYLDEKHRELGRELLPLASLNSVTLLNAEMVGRSYGGGILKLEPREADVWAMPSLDLVRTHADQLRVIKPDVAKLLRQGELMKTVSLVDEVLLINSQLVTESELEQVRDAHAALTERRVARGRSGR; encoded by the coding sequence ATGTTCGAATCTGCCGTGACCGCCCCTGTCGATACGACAGAGCTGCGCAAAGCTCGCGGTGCGTTTTTCACCCCTGAGCCCATAACCCGATTCATCACTGACTGGGCGATTCGCGACCTCGACGACACAGTGCTCGAGCCCTCCGCAGGAGACGCTGCGTTCCTCGTCGAAGCTGTCAGACGGCTTCGCAACCTCGGAATCCCGACGCCAGGAGTCGATGGCGTGGAGATCCACGAACATAGTGCGCAGGTCGCGCGTCGTCGTATCGAAGAAGCTGGGGGCACGGCGAATATCACCGTCAGCGACTTCTTCCTGGTTGAGCCAGAGGCCCACTATTCAGTCGTTGTCGGAAATCCTCCGTATATCCGCTACCAAGATTTCTCGGGTGAGTCTCGAACACGGTCACGGGCGGCTGCATTGAAAGCCGGAGTTTCCCTCACCGCTCTCGCTTCAAGCTGGGCTGCGTTCACGATCCACTCGGCGCTCTTCCTCAAAAATGGTGGGCGAATGGGGTTAGTGCTTCCAGCCGAGCTGCTCAGCGTGAACTACGCCGCTGCGGTGCGACAGTTCCTTTTTGATCGCTTCCGGAGTGTCCAGCTTGTGCTGTTCACAGAGCAGGTCTTCCCGGAAGCTGAGGCTGATGTGGTGCTTCTGCTCGCGGACGGGTATAACGAAGGTCCAACAGATCAGGCGACGATCTATCAGGCGCAAGATGCCGATGCGCTCACCTCGCTTGACGGTCCCCTGACGTGGAAGCCCGCCGACCCGTCCGGCAAGTGGACTGGTCTGCTGGTTGCTCCTGATGCGGTGGAGCCTCTCCGCACTCTTCGCGCTGCAGGACATTTCACCAGCCTCGACACTTGGGGCGACACGACTCTTGGCATGGTGACCGGCAACAACCGCTACTTCGCGCTTTCACCAGCCCGCGTGAAGGAGCTGGGCCTCACCCGCAAGGACCTCGTACGACTCTCCCCACCGGGAAGCTCGCACCTGCGCGGGCTGGAACTGTCCAGCGACACAATGACCAGGTTGGGACAACAGGGCAAAGCCACTTGGTTGTTCCGTCCCTCCGAAAAGCACTCCGAGGCGGCACGGGCATATATCGATGCTGGACATGTTGCAGGCGTGGACGAGGCATATAAATGCCGGGTCAGGAAGCCCTGGTACCGGGTGCCCCTGCTGCCAGCGGCTGACCTGCTGCTGACGTGCATGAACGCCGATACTCCGCGCCTGACGACCAACACCGCTGGAGCACACCACCTCAACTCTGTTCACGGCGTCTACCTCGACGAGAAACATCGCGAACTCGGCCGCGAGCTTCTGCCGCTCGCAAGCCTAAACTCCGTCACGCTCTTGAACGCGGAGATGGTCGGGCGCTCGTATGGGGGAGGGATCCTCAAACTCGAGCCGAGGGAAGCCGATGTCTGGGCAATGCCATCTCTCGATCTCGTTCGGACGCATGCTGATCAGCTGCGCGTTATCAAACCAGACGTCGCCAAGCTCTTGCGGCAGGGAGAACTCATGAAGACTGTGAGCCTCGTTGACGAGGTGCTCCTCATCAACTCTCAACTCGTGACCGAGTCTGAGCTCGAACAGGTGCGTGACGCTCACGCCGCATTGACCGAACGCCGTGTAGCTAGGGGGCGCAGTGGCCGCTGA
- a CDS encoding TIR domain-containing protein, with product MAEKKIVFVAFAVEDVRQRDFLKGQSLGPRSPYEFIDMSVKEAYESGWKDKVRTRIRRSHGVIALVSKNSLTSEGQKWEIQCAKEEGKPLLGIWAYSDDRTALVGVRTVAWSDSNISGFIDGL from the coding sequence ATGGCTGAGAAAAAGATTGTGTTCGTTGCGTTTGCTGTGGAAGACGTGCGGCAGCGTGATTTCTTGAAGGGGCAGTCGCTCGGACCGCGCTCTCCCTACGAGTTCATCGACATGTCGGTGAAGGAGGCCTACGAGTCCGGGTGGAAGGACAAGGTACGCACTCGTATTCGTCGTTCCCATGGCGTCATCGCCCTCGTCAGCAAGAACTCCCTCACTTCGGAGGGCCAGAAGTGGGAGATCCAGTGCGCGAAGGAAGAAGGCAAGCCGCTGCTGGGCATCTGGGCGTACTCGGACGACCGCACCGCTCTCGTTGGTGTGCGGACAGTCGCCTGGAGCGACAGCAATATCTCCGGCTTCATCGACGGGCTCTAG
- a CDS encoding caspase family protein: protein MRKALIVGIDHYDQIGSLHGAVNDAHAVNSVLKRHADNRVNFAQPNLMVASGPGSAISKNALRSAVAELFKGDAEIALFYFSGHGFLDGVGGYLCASDCEAGHDGLSLSEVLVMANGSPAKNKVIILDSCHSGFAGGGAATSPIAELNEGITILTASTAEQYAMESNGSGLFTNLLVDALNGAAANLLGAVTPGSVYAHIDQSLGPWAQRPVFKTNVKNFVSLREAAAPIEASQLRMLTQLFVSQSTVLQLDPSYEPERAGHEPDEVPAPDPARNAEFAVLQAMESVNLVRPVGAPHMWHAAMESKSCELTALGQHYWALVNADLI, encoded by the coding sequence ATGCGAAAGGCCTTGATTGTCGGTATTGACCACTATGATCAGATCGGCAGCCTGCATGGCGCCGTGAATGATGCGCACGCGGTCAACTCAGTGTTGAAGCGCCATGCGGACAACCGCGTTAACTTCGCCCAGCCGAACTTGATGGTCGCATCCGGGCCAGGCTCAGCGATCTCCAAGAATGCCCTGCGAAGCGCCGTCGCAGAACTCTTCAAAGGCGACGCAGAGATTGCACTTTTCTACTTCTCTGGACACGGGTTCCTCGATGGCGTCGGCGGGTACCTGTGCGCCAGCGACTGCGAAGCCGGTCACGACGGCCTGTCTTTGTCGGAAGTGCTAGTGATGGCCAACGGGTCTCCAGCCAAGAACAAGGTCATCATCTTGGACAGCTGCCACAGCGGTTTCGCAGGGGGAGGAGCCGCAACGAGTCCTATCGCGGAGCTCAACGAGGGCATTACGATCCTTACTGCGTCAACCGCTGAGCAATATGCCATGGAGTCCAACGGCTCCGGGCTGTTCACGAACCTACTGGTCGATGCGTTGAATGGAGCTGCGGCGAACCTGCTTGGCGCAGTGACGCCAGGCAGCGTGTATGCCCACATCGACCAATCGCTGGGTCCTTGGGCGCAGCGACCCGTGTTCAAGACCAATGTGAAGAACTTCGTCTCGCTTCGGGAAGCGGCCGCACCGATCGAAGCGAGTCAGCTACGCATGCTGACCCAGCTGTTTGTGAGCCAGTCCACCGTGCTTCAGCTCGACCCGTCGTACGAGCCGGAACGTGCGGGGCATGAGCCTGATGAGGTGCCAGCTCCGGATCCGGCTCGAAACGCCGAATTTGCGGTGCTCCAGGCGATGGAGAGCGTCAATCTCGTTCGCCCGGTCGGTGCACCGCACATGTGGCACGCGGCCATGGAGTCGAAGTCCTGCGAACTCACGGCGCTTGGGCAGCACTACTGGGCGCTGGTGAATGCGGATTTGATCTGA